In one Brevibacillus choshinensis genomic region, the following are encoded:
- a CDS encoding heavy metal translocating P-type ATPase has translation MQATAITENKQINLQITGMTCAACAIRIEKGLNKLEGVATANVNFAMEKASVTYDPAKVDVQRLEESIKKLGYGTAKETVDFQLEGMTCAACANRIEKGLSKLPGVTKATVNFAMETAHVEYAASEVSVADMQKKVEQLGYKAILKTGDDASTVDHREKEVKQQKRKLLLSVILSFPLLWSMVGHFSFTSWIYMPEILMNPWLQLILATPVQFYVGRQFYVGAYKALRNGSANMDVLVSLGTSAAYFYSLYLTLSWFTDGGSAHHGPSLYYETSSVLITLVIMGKLFESLAKGRSSEAIKSLMGLQAKTALVMRDGREMSIPVEEVIVGDIVLVRPGDKVPVDGEVMEGMSSVDESMLTGESIPVSKKPGDAVIGATINKNGMLKIKATKVGKETALAQIIKVVEEAQGSKAPIQRVADVISGIFVPIVVGIAIVAFLVWYFFVTPGNVADALEIAIAILVIACPCALGLATPTSIMAGSGRAAELGILFKGGEHLEMTHKIDAIILDKTGTVTKGKPELTDVLVDGDEMEFLKLVGAAEKNSEHPLAEAIVAGIQAKGISLPATEAFEAIPGFGIKAVVEGKELLIGTRRLMQTFEVDAKDSFETMSRLEEDGKTAMLVAINKRYMGIVAVADTIKETSKDAVSRLKEMGIQVVMITGDNERTAKAIAAQVGIDHVLAEVLPEGKAEEVKKLQAQGKKVAMVGDGINDAPALATADIGMAIGTGTDVAMEAADVTLMRGDLSSIPDAIYMSRKTMRNIKQNLFWALGYNTLGIPIAAIGLLAPWVAGAAMALSSVSVVLNALRLQRIKVPQK, from the coding sequence ATGCAAGCGACGGCAATAACTGAAAACAAACAGATCAATCTGCAAATCACAGGCATGACGTGTGCGGCATGTGCTATTCGGATCGAAAAAGGCTTAAACAAACTAGAAGGCGTAGCCACAGCAAATGTAAACTTCGCCATGGAAAAAGCGAGTGTCACCTATGACCCGGCTAAAGTCGATGTTCAACGGCTAGAGGAAAGTATCAAAAAGCTAGGGTATGGCACGGCGAAGGAGACGGTAGATTTTCAACTGGAAGGGATGACCTGCGCTGCCTGTGCGAACCGGATTGAAAAGGGACTGAGTAAGCTGCCCGGTGTGACGAAAGCAACGGTCAACTTCGCGATGGAAACGGCTCATGTAGAGTACGCTGCGAGTGAAGTGTCCGTGGCGGATATGCAGAAAAAGGTGGAGCAGCTAGGCTACAAAGCCATTTTGAAAACAGGCGATGACGCGAGCACAGTCGATCATCGTGAAAAAGAAGTGAAGCAGCAAAAACGTAAATTGCTCCTCTCGGTCATTCTCTCTTTCCCGCTTTTGTGGAGTATGGTCGGTCACTTCTCGTTTACGTCTTGGATCTACATGCCAGAAATTCTCATGAATCCATGGCTGCAATTGATTTTGGCTACTCCGGTTCAATTTTACGTGGGCAGACAGTTTTACGTGGGGGCATACAAAGCACTGCGCAATGGCAGTGCCAATATGGATGTACTGGTGTCGCTAGGGACATCGGCTGCATACTTCTACAGTTTGTACCTGACGCTCAGCTGGTTTACCGACGGTGGAAGTGCTCACCATGGTCCATCCCTCTATTACGAGACGAGTTCAGTTCTGATTACACTCGTGATTATGGGCAAATTGTTTGAATCTCTGGCAAAAGGTCGGTCGTCGGAAGCCATTAAGTCGTTGATGGGACTGCAAGCCAAAACGGCGTTGGTCATGCGTGATGGTCGGGAGATGTCTATTCCCGTAGAGGAAGTAATTGTCGGGGATATCGTCTTGGTTCGCCCAGGTGATAAAGTACCGGTGGACGGGGAAGTCATGGAAGGGATGTCGTCCGTAGACGAATCGATGCTAACCGGAGAAAGTATTCCGGTATCCAAGAAGCCTGGTGACGCCGTCATAGGTGCGACAATCAACAAAAATGGTATGCTGAAAATCAAAGCAACTAAAGTGGGAAAAGAGACAGCTCTCGCTCAGATTATTAAAGTCGTAGAAGAAGCGCAGGGTTCGAAGGCACCGATTCAACGGGTCGCAGACGTCATATCGGGAATTTTTGTTCCGATCGTTGTCGGGATTGCAATTGTCGCGTTCCTGGTCTGGTATTTCTTCGTGACACCCGGTAATGTCGCGGATGCATTAGAAATTGCCATTGCGATTCTGGTGATTGCTTGCCCTTGTGCACTTGGTTTAGCAACGCCGACCTCTATTATGGCGGGATCTGGACGTGCGGCTGAGCTCGGTATCTTGTTCAAAGGCGGCGAGCACTTGGAGATGACCCACAAGATTGATGCGATCATTTTAGATAAAACAGGAACGGTCACAAAAGGAAAACCGGAGCTGACGGATGTTCTGGTCGATGGCGACGAAATGGAATTTCTCAAGCTCGTGGGAGCAGCGGAAAAAAATTCGGAGCATCCACTTGCAGAAGCCATTGTGGCAGGAATCCAGGCAAAAGGAATTTCTCTTCCAGCTACAGAAGCGTTTGAAGCGATCCCAGGCTTTGGTATCAAGGCTGTGGTAGAAGGAAAAGAGCTACTGATTGGCACGCGCCGTCTCATGCAAACATTCGAGGTAGATGCCAAAGACTCATTTGAAACGATGTCTCGTCTGGAGGAAGACGGAAAAACAGCCATGCTTGTCGCTATAAATAAACGGTACATGGGTATAGTAGCAGTAGCGGATACGATCAAAGAAACGTCCAAAGATGCTGTCAGTCGGTTGAAAGAAATGGGCATTCAGGTCGTCATGATCACGGGAGATAACGAACGGACAGCAAAAGCAATCGCCGCCCAGGTCGGCATCGATCATGTACTGGCGGAAGTACTGCCTGAAGGCAAGGCAGAAGAAGTAAAGAAACTGCAAGCGCAAGGCAAAAAGGTAGCGATGGTCGGGGATGGAATCAACGATGCGCCAGCACTCGCAACCGCCGACATCGGAATGGCGATCGGCACAGGTACGGATGTGGCCATGGAAGCAGCGGACGTGACCCTCATGCGCGGCGATCTTTCAAGCATTCCGGATGCGATCTATATGAGCCGGAAGACCATGCGCAACATCAAACAAAATTTGTTCTGGGCACTCGGTTACAATACGCTCGGGATTCCGATTGCGGCTATCGGTTTGCTGGCACCGTGGGTGGCAGGAGCAGCCATGGCGTTAAGCTCCGTATCTGTTGTGCTGAATGCACTTCGTTTGCAACGAATCAAAGTTCCACAAAAATGA
- a CDS encoding copper ion binding protein — MNKMTLQVEGMSCQHCVHSIEGALTEIGASGKVNLAMSTVEVMYDEGKISLETVKEAIEEQGYEVL, encoded by the coding sequence ATGAATAAAATGACGTTGCAAGTTGAAGGCATGAGCTGCCAACACTGTGTCCATTCCATTGAAGGCGCACTTACAGAAATCGGAGCGAGCGGAAAGGTCAATCTCGCCATGAGTACGGTTGAGGTAATGTATGACGAGGGCAAGATCTCTCTAGAGACAGTAAAGGAAGCGATCGAGGAGCAAGGCTACGAGGTTCTGTAA
- a CDS encoding metal-sensitive transcriptional regulator produces the protein MDIEQVDPTTSDESSCCSPGETERKSHHSDKVKNSLISRLNRIEGQVRGIKGMIEKDVYCDDVLNQIASVQSALNGVGKLLLEHHMRSCVIERIQEGDTDVLNELLTTMNKLMK, from the coding sequence ATGGACATCGAACAAGTGGATCCAACAACCTCTGACGAGTCGTCTTGTTGTTCTCCAGGAGAAACAGAGCGCAAGAGCCATCACTCCGATAAGGTGAAAAATAGCCTGATCAGCCGCTTGAATCGGATTGAAGGTCAAGTTCGTGGCATCAAAGGGATGATCGAAAAGGACGTATACTGTGATGATGTGCTGAATCAGATCGCGTCGGTTCAGTCGGCACTGAATGGAGTAGGGAAGCTCTTGCTCGAACATCACATGAGAAGCTGTGTCATCGAACGAATTCAGGAAGGCGACACAGATGTGCTAAACGAACTGCTGACGACGATGAATAAACTGATGAAATAA
- a CDS encoding DUF805 domain-containing protein — translation MHWYLDVLKQYVAFSGRARRQEYWMFMLFSIIISLILAVVENLIGIPNVLTGIYSLAVLLPSLSVLFRRLHDTGRSGWWVLISFIPFIGAIILLVFACLDSTGDNQYGPNPKTGANNTSV, via the coding sequence ATGCATTGGTATTTGGATGTATTAAAGCAATACGTAGCATTTTCAGGAAGAGCGAGACGTCAAGAGTATTGGATGTTTATGTTGTTTAGCATCATTATCTCCTTGATTCTGGCGGTTGTGGAAAATCTCATTGGTATTCCTAACGTATTAACTGGCATTTATTCCTTAGCGGTTTTATTGCCTTCTCTGAGTGTACTTTTCCGTCGACTGCATGATACAGGACGAAGTGGCTGGTGGGTTTTGATTTCGTTTATCCCTTTCATTGGTGCGATTATCCTGTTAGTATTTGCGTGCCTCGACAGCACGGGAGATAATCAATACGGACCGAATCCAAAAACAGGAGCAAATAATACTTCTGTTTAA
- a CDS encoding DUF488 domain-containing protein, with translation MLLTTIGFSKKSLRDFTAALQHHKVERVIDTRLQNTSQLAGYAKKDDLAYVLELLHIDYLHELSLAPTEELLKAIKQKEIPWAEFEKTFVDLLAERKVEATMNEWLGDKVPCFMCSEEKPHHCHRKLVVEYLKDFDSRIEIVHL, from the coding sequence ATGTTACTAACGACGATCGGTTTCTCCAAAAAATCGCTGCGTGACTTTACCGCCGCCTTACAGCACCACAAAGTCGAACGCGTAATTGATACCCGTCTGCAAAATACGTCCCAGCTAGCTGGGTACGCCAAAAAGGACGATCTCGCTTACGTGTTGGAGCTACTGCATATCGATTATCTGCATGAACTTTCTTTGGCCCCCACGGAAGAGCTATTAAAGGCGATCAAGCAAAAAGAGATCCCCTGGGCTGAGTTTGAGAAGACCTTCGTGGATTTGTTGGCTGAACGAAAAGTAGAAGCAACGATGAATGAATGGTTGGGCGACAAGGTTCCGTGTTTCATGTGCAGCGAAGAGAAGCCTCATCATTGCCATCGGAAATTGGTTGTGGAGTATTTGAAGGACTTTGATAGTCGGATTGAGATCGTGCATTTATAA
- a CDS encoding ATP-binding cassette domain-containing protein, translated as MSLLVVNQVTKTYASSGWFRSAKEAGSGVTDVTFQVEPGMCLGILGESGAGKSTLGKIVLGLLPPDSGSVGFQGMDLYRTDRQTRKRLRRDLQVVFQDCYSSVNPRMTVKQIIGEPLRNYERLSAKEEELIIAELLETVGLAATDMEKMPGQMSGGQLQRVNIARAIALKPKMIVLDEPVSSLDMIVQKQILYHLRELKEKIGLSYLFISHDVLAVNVLSDKVAIIDRGRIVETMETSKMFQCVHPASKRIIQAR; from the coding sequence TTGAGTCTTTTGGTTGTGAATCAAGTAACCAAAACCTATGCCTCATCCGGATGGTTCCGATCAGCCAAAGAGGCGGGTTCAGGAGTGACCGATGTTACTTTTCAAGTAGAGCCGGGAATGTGCTTAGGAATTTTGGGAGAGAGTGGAGCGGGAAAAAGTACGCTGGGGAAGATTGTGCTTGGCCTTCTCCCTCCTGACAGTGGCAGTGTAGGGTTCCAAGGAATGGATTTGTACCGTACGGATCGTCAGACAAGAAAAAGACTACGCCGAGATCTACAGGTCGTTTTTCAGGATTGCTATTCCTCCGTTAATCCGAGAATGACGGTCAAACAGATCATCGGAGAACCTCTTCGCAATTATGAGCGGTTATCTGCAAAAGAAGAGGAGCTCATCATAGCCGAATTGCTGGAGACTGTAGGTCTTGCTGCAACAGATATGGAAAAAATGCCTGGTCAGATGAGCGGTGGGCAGCTTCAGCGAGTGAATATTGCCAGGGCCATTGCCTTGAAACCAAAGATGATTGTGCTTGATGAGCCGGTAAGTAGTCTGGATATGATTGTACAGAAACAGATCTTGTATCACCTCAGAGAGCTTAAGGAAAAGATCGGTCTTTCCTACTTGTTTATTTCCCATGATGTTTTAGCCGTGAACGTCTTGTCTGACAAGGTTGCCATCATCGATCGAGGCAGAATTGTGGAAACGATGGAAACTTCTAAGATGTTTCAATGTGTGCATCCTGCCTCGAAAAGGATTATCCAAGCTAGATAG
- the cntE gene encoding staphylopine family metallophore export MFS transporter CntE encodes MNAIAKENPFSNRAVWLYAVAFVFYATNHMLIIALPFFSQSLGAGRSEIGMIMGAYMFVSMFLRPLAGAVVDRYGSKKIFMVALILNALVLASYTLENLWAFAFMRALQGAILAFFSMTIHLIIMDLLSDKMRGQGLSLLSLASMVPYTFVPALVLYMKDEVSMTSMLLIFAGLGFCNILMGTRLYRDMHVHLAKNTEANGEGSRGEKEKKFAKSLFVPSMIMLLASIVFSVAPTFLPLYLESRGLGSAPLYFLTETAVLIVIRFFGRKYIPSTGAFPKWLIAALIVCFTLSPLLLSWSLSTPVLILSGICNGLALSLLYPTLMTYISFVVPEENRGYSIGWFIAAADFGTSSGAFFMGWIADALSYQAMLGAAAIVGMATFILVLLYRSQKAVVH; translated from the coding sequence TTGAATGCTATAGCTAAAGAAAATCCTTTCTCAAACCGTGCCGTTTGGCTTTATGCCGTTGCCTTTGTTTTCTATGCAACGAATCATATGTTAATTATCGCATTGCCATTTTTCTCGCAAAGCTTGGGTGCTGGGCGATCGGAAATTGGGATGATCATGGGCGCCTATATGTTTGTCTCGATGTTCCTTCGTCCATTGGCAGGAGCAGTCGTGGATCGATACGGCTCGAAAAAGATTTTTATGGTTGCACTCATTTTGAATGCGCTGGTTCTCGCTTCTTACACTTTGGAAAATCTGTGGGCATTTGCATTCATGCGCGCGTTGCAAGGGGCGATATTGGCCTTCTTCTCCATGACCATCCATTTGATCATCATGGATTTGTTGTCTGATAAAATGAGGGGCCAAGGCTTGTCCTTGTTGTCATTGGCATCGATGGTACCGTATACGTTTGTGCCTGCTCTTGTGTTGTACATGAAAGATGAAGTCTCCATGACGAGCATGCTACTGATCTTTGCTGGATTGGGCTTTTGCAACATCCTGATGGGGACGCGCCTTTATCGGGATATGCATGTTCACTTGGCAAAAAACACAGAAGCCAACGGAGAGGGCTCACGAGGCGAAAAAGAAAAGAAGTTTGCCAAATCACTGTTCGTTCCGTCGATGATTATGTTATTGGCATCTATCGTATTCAGTGTGGCGCCAACATTTTTGCCACTATACCTGGAAAGCCGTGGCTTGGGTTCCGCTCCACTCTATTTCTTGACGGAGACAGCTGTCTTGATCGTCATCCGTTTTTTTGGTCGTAAATACATCCCTTCCACGGGAGCTTTTCCAAAATGGCTAATCGCTGCTCTTATCGTTTGTTTTACACTTTCCCCGTTATTGCTGTCATGGTCGCTATCTACCCCTGTATTAATTTTGTCGGGGATTTGCAACGGACTGGCCTTATCCCTTTTGTATCCCACGCTGATGACGTACATATCGTTTGTCGTCCCAGAAGAGAATCGGGGTTATTCCATCGGATGGTTCATTGCAGCAGCTGATTTCGGGACATCCTCTGGAGCTTTTTTCATGGGATGGATCGCGGATGCGCTTTCCTATCAGGCGATGTTGGGAGCAGCGGCGATTGTAGGTATGGCTACATTCATACTTGTCCTACTGTATCGTTCGCAAAAGGCGGTGGTACATTGA
- a CDS encoding ABC transporter ATP-binding protein: MNERDILLDVNGLNVQIQTDYGLVSTVRDVSFQIMAGKVLGIVGESGCGKSMTCLAILQLLQKHATMEGSIRLQGRELIGMTPKQMRKLRGQDICFIMQNPMNAFNPVLRIEKQFVETIRAHTSVSKIQAKYVAIECLKQMNLSDPEKVLGQYPFELSGGMLQRVMIALSIAMRPALLIGDEPTTALDNVNRRTVIDAFRKIKKEGETAILLVSHDLDVIGELADEVAVMKQGEIVEIAPATQLFTNPQHEYTKLLLDARMTVESRIG, encoded by the coding sequence ATGAATGAGCGAGACATTTTGCTTGATGTGAATGGGTTGAATGTACAGATTCAGACGGACTATGGACTGGTGTCCACTGTACGAGATGTGTCCTTTCAGATCATGGCCGGTAAAGTACTGGGGATTGTGGGTGAGAGCGGGTGCGGCAAATCTATGACGTGTCTTGCTATTCTCCAGTTGCTCCAAAAGCATGCTACTATGGAGGGCAGCATTCGTCTACAAGGACGAGAGTTGATAGGTATGACTCCCAAGCAGATGCGTAAATTGAGAGGACAGGATATTTGCTTCATTATGCAGAATCCGATGAATGCCTTTAATCCCGTCCTGCGTATTGAAAAGCAATTTGTGGAAACCATCAGAGCTCATACCTCTGTGTCGAAGATCCAAGCAAAATATGTAGCGATTGAGTGTTTGAAGCAAATGAACTTATCTGATCCGGAAAAAGTATTGGGGCAGTATCCATTTGAGTTGAGCGGAGGTATGCTGCAGCGTGTGATGATTGCGTTATCCATCGCGATGAGACCTGCGCTCTTGATTGGTGATGAGCCGACTACCGCGCTGGACAATGTAAACAGACGGACGGTCATTGACGCATTCCGTAAGATCAAGAAAGAAGGGGAGACAGCGATTTTGCTGGTTTCTCATGATTTGGATGTGATTGGCGAGCTGGCTGACGAAGTGGCTGTTATGAAGCAGGGAGAGATTGTGGAAATCGCTCCCGCAACACAGCTTTTTACCAACCCACAGCACGAATATACGAAACTGCTTCTAGATGCTAGAATGACCGTTGAGAGCAGAATTGGATAG
- a CDS encoding ABC transporter permease, giving the protein MASIKRIVGGAPNRKIIIWFCVLLLALIVLTGLFAPLLAPNDPNFVDLKHKLESPSAAYPLGTDQLGRCVFSRLLYGTQVSLSLALLIVSSCLAIGLCIGCCAGFIGGKLDSVIMRVCDAILAFPSLILAISLIAMWGAGWKQMAIALIIVQSVYYGRFIRGLVRDLKKQNYIVAAKICGTPTIQILLRHIIPNLLPSLIVVVTLEIGWVIMDISALSFIGLGVQSPTPEWGAMINEGKSFLRSDPRLMIVPGLMIFAMVALLNVLGEALGEKKGYAKSIRKLAKAVGSER; this is encoded by the coding sequence ATGGCTAGCATCAAGCGAATAGTAGGAGGAGCCCCCAATCGCAAAATAATCATTTGGTTTTGTGTGTTACTGCTAGCGCTGATTGTTCTCACCGGACTTTTTGCCCCGTTGCTTGCTCCGAATGATCCGAATTTTGTTGATTTAAAACACAAACTGGAGAGTCCGTCCGCAGCTTACCCACTTGGTACGGATCAATTAGGGCGATGTGTATTTTCAAGGCTGTTATACGGTACACAAGTTTCTTTGAGCCTTGCTTTATTGATTGTATCTTCCTGTCTGGCAATCGGTCTGTGCATCGGTTGTTGCGCAGGTTTTATAGGCGGCAAGCTCGATAGCGTAATCATGCGCGTGTGTGATGCTATCCTCGCATTCCCGTCCTTGATCCTCGCCATTAGTCTCATTGCGATGTGGGGAGCAGGGTGGAAGCAGATGGCGATCGCCCTGATTATCGTACAGTCTGTTTACTATGGACGGTTTATTCGTGGATTGGTACGAGATCTGAAAAAGCAAAATTACATAGTCGCAGCCAAAATATGTGGGACACCGACCATTCAAATCCTTCTACGCCATATCATTCCGAATTTGTTGCCATCCCTGATCGTAGTCGTGACGCTCGAAATCGGCTGGGTAATCATGGACATTTCGGCCTTATCTTTTATTGGATTGGGTGTGCAATCTCCTACTCCTGAATGGGGGGCCATGATTAATGAAGGCAAATCATTCTTGCGCAGCGATCCTCGATTGATGATTGTGCCTGGGTTGATGATTTTCGCAATGGTAGCTCTACTTAATGTTCTCGGAGAAGCCTTGGGAGAGAAAAAGGGATACGCAAAATCAATCCGAAAACTGGCCAAGGCAGTGGGCAGCGAAAGGTAG
- the nikB gene encoding nickel ABC transporter permease has translation MNISLYILKRLAAIVPILLGATFVSFLLLHLSPVDPARAYLSVSNIVPTEEALRAVRAQLGLDQPFWTQYGSWLWHLCQWEFGTSFFSKLPVSQELAARLPITASLALISLVLAILISIPLGIASALRKNQLIDHICRLLAFLGASVPQFWLAYLLIYFMSVKLDWFPFQGADTWQHYVLPALTLAFALISTYSRLLRTGLLEGLEEPYVLYAQARGLGTVAVVGRHVLRHAIRPVVTAAGMNLGKLFAGTVIVEQVFAMPGMGGFFLESVYHRDYPVIQSYVLVMAVVFVIGSLAADVIQAFLDPRLTQANGKEE, from the coding sequence ATGAACATATCCCTTTATATCCTGAAAAGACTCGCAGCGATAGTCCCCATTTTATTGGGGGCTACGTTTGTTTCTTTCTTGCTTTTGCATCTTTCGCCTGTAGATCCAGCAAGAGCCTACTTGTCGGTATCCAATATAGTCCCGACAGAGGAAGCGCTGCGGGCAGTGCGCGCCCAATTAGGTCTGGACCAGCCTTTTTGGACGCAATACGGGAGCTGGTTGTGGCATCTGTGTCAATGGGAATTCGGCACATCCTTTTTCAGTAAATTGCCAGTTTCGCAGGAGTTAGCAGCGAGGTTACCGATCACTGCTTCATTGGCTTTGATAAGCTTGGTGCTTGCGATACTCATCAGTATTCCTCTGGGTATTGCTTCAGCGCTCCGTAAAAATCAACTGATCGATCACATCTGTCGCTTACTCGCTTTCTTAGGGGCATCGGTTCCGCAGTTTTGGCTGGCTTATCTATTGATTTACTTCATGTCAGTGAAGTTGGATTGGTTCCCGTTTCAGGGGGCTGATACTTGGCAGCATTATGTGCTTCCAGCTCTTACCCTAGCATTTGCGCTGATTTCCACCTATTCACGATTGTTGAGGACTGGATTACTGGAGGGCTTGGAAGAACCTTATGTTCTTTATGCACAGGCTAGGGGGCTCGGAACAGTGGCTGTGGTAGGAAGGCATGTGCTTCGCCACGCGATACGGCCAGTTGTGACCGCGGCAGGGATGAATCTTGGTAAACTGTTTGCGGGTACCGTAATTGTGGAGCAAGTTTTCGCAATGCCAGGGATGGGCGGTTTTTTCCTGGAGTCTGTGTATCATCGCGATTATCCGGTCATTCAAAGTTATGTCTTGGTAATGGCTGTAGTCTTTGTGATAGGTAGTCTGGCTGCAGATGTGATTCAAGCCTTCTTAGACCCCCGTTTGACACAAGCGAATGGGAAGGAGGAGTGA
- the nikA gene encoding nickel ABC transporter substrate-binding protein, translating into MFSKFKGLYVPLLLVLLFSIMLTGCKTESSQPSESSAKTPESATKTADKTLTISWPKDIGPLNPHEYTPNEFFAQGMYYEPLIDYGEGGKLVPKLAESWDISEDGKEYTFHLRKNVKFTDGSDFDAKVVQKNFDTILKNRDMHSWLGLISQIDKTEVVDANTFKITLKNRYYPALQEFAVVRPLRFLGDAGFPDDGNTANGIKKPITTGPWELTEYKKDEVAVFTRNENYWGTKPKLNKIVVKVIPDGEARVLALEKGDIDLIYGEGVISLDSFVSLKKSGKFETTISDPVASRALIVNSSKGPFADLNVRLALQHAVNKTALVDGVTNGVEKAADTIISSNFPYANIGLKPFDYNVEEAKALLDKAGWTLPAGKTIREKEGKPLEIELVYMGPDQIEKPMAAAIQSDLQQIGVSLKTTGVERELRNKRMESADFDLLFWNTYGAPYDPHSFVSTNYEPGYGIFESQQGLPMKDELHKQMKDVLLTVDEKERQQLYTSIFTTLHDQAVYLPISYLTNIAVYPSYVKDLKFPAHRDETPFDTLDIQK; encoded by the coding sequence ATGTTTAGCAAGTTCAAAGGGCTATATGTTCCATTACTTCTAGTCCTGCTATTTTCTATCATGCTTACTGGATGTAAGACTGAATCAAGTCAACCTTCCGAATCCTCTGCGAAGACTCCGGAGTCAGCTACCAAAACAGCGGATAAGACTCTGACTATTTCATGGCCAAAAGATATCGGGCCATTGAATCCGCACGAGTATACACCAAATGAGTTTTTTGCCCAAGGGATGTACTACGAACCGTTAATCGATTATGGAGAAGGCGGAAAGCTAGTGCCGAAGTTGGCAGAGTCTTGGGATATTTCAGAAGACGGTAAAGAATACACGTTCCACTTGCGAAAAAACGTAAAGTTCACCGATGGATCAGACTTTGACGCGAAAGTGGTTCAGAAAAACTTCGACACCATTTTGAAGAACCGTGATATGCACAGCTGGTTGGGCCTCATCAGCCAAATTGACAAAACGGAAGTAGTCGATGCCAACACATTTAAAATTACGTTGAAGAACCGCTATTATCCAGCGCTCCAAGAGTTTGCTGTTGTACGTCCTTTGCGTTTCTTGGGGGATGCTGGGTTCCCTGATGATGGTAACACGGCGAATGGAATCAAAAAGCCAATCACCACGGGACCATGGGAGCTCACAGAATATAAAAAAGATGAAGTGGCCGTGTTTACTCGAAACGAAAATTATTGGGGCACGAAACCGAAGCTCAACAAGATTGTCGTAAAAGTCATTCCAGATGGCGAGGCACGTGTGCTTGCGTTGGAGAAAGGTGATATCGACCTGATATACGGTGAAGGTGTTATCAGCCTCGATTCCTTTGTGAGCCTGAAGAAATCTGGAAAATTTGAAACGACCATCTCTGATCCTGTAGCAAGCCGGGCGTTGATTGTAAACAGTTCAAAAGGTCCTTTTGCCGACCTGAATGTACGTTTAGCCTTGCAGCATGCAGTAAACAAAACGGCGTTGGTGGATGGAGTAACAAACGGCGTTGAAAAGGCTGCAGATACGATCATCTCCAGCAACTTCCCATATGCCAATATCGGATTGAAGCCTTTCGATTACAATGTGGAAGAAGCTAAGGCATTACTGGACAAAGCAGGTTGGACACTCCCAGCGGGCAAAACTATCCGTGAAAAAGAAGGAAAGCCTCTTGAGATCGAACTCGTATATATGGGGCCAGACCAGATTGAAAAGCCGATGGCAGCAGCGATTCAATCAGATTTACAACAAATAGGTGTATCTCTTAAGACAACAGGTGTGGAGAGAGAACTGCGCAACAAACGGATGGAAAGTGCCGACTTCGATTTATTGTTCTGGAATACATACGGCGCTCCTTATGATCCGCATTCGTTCGTTTCGACCAACTACGAGCCAGGCTATGGAATTTTTGAGTCGCAACAGGGCTTGCCGATGAAAGACGAACTTCACAAACAGATGAAGGATGTTTTGCTGACCGTTGATGAAAAAGAGCGTCAACAGCTGTATACCTCCATCTTTACGACGTTGCACGATCAAGCGGTATACTTGCCTATTTCCTATTTGACCAATATCGCTGTGTATCCAAGTTATGTGAAAGACTTGAAATTCCCGGCGCACCGTGACGAAACGCCGTTTGATACGCTGGATATCCAAAAATAA